A genomic stretch from Mycobacterium paraterrae includes:
- a CDS encoding sensor domain-containing protein, protein MLFVSYASQDRALLEHLLTALRRARQQVWWDDQLGGGEAWWHAILEQIRRCEVFIVAVSNNSLASKPCQAELGYAEALRRPILPVQIGPIDSLRLTPLAARQTLDFREPNKQSTLRLLASVQQRQAQVPPLPWPQPPEPPVPFAYLMRLAATLSRPELTRHQQTELVTELKDRLDDDRHDPKAVRDITQLLCQLRDRPDVTWRIRTEIISTLAGLEAGPDASSITVPFGTAQSLASGPLATPTRFDSAPLPTIMSAQTVPQAIPSASPLPSFAAQPMPPGPPAAVPAPISGGDPRPPKSRRRWVFAGIAGVVIAVAAAVSYTLVLPHPAPNPLEALLLSDAEVNQVMGANDMKTVERGNQAMKQSNTINVSAQDCMGALYPGLTSTYQDSGELSLTWRTLQKPGGLPRAGESKNQFVDQDVAVFPVNSDQPFNLVAKEAAYWKACSGKTATVTYADRRKYTWTINSPTGEPPKILLTYSQDSDHGYTCQRALSTVSNYVVDVKACGYNITDQANRIADQIAGDVKDPNGTK, encoded by the coding sequence TTGCTCTTTGTCAGCTACGCGAGTCAGGATCGCGCGCTGCTCGAGCATCTCCTGACGGCTCTGCGGCGCGCGCGTCAACAGGTGTGGTGGGATGACCAACTCGGTGGGGGTGAAGCGTGGTGGCACGCAATCCTGGAGCAAATCCGCCGCTGCGAGGTGTTCATCGTCGCGGTTTCAAACAATTCACTCGCCTCCAAACCGTGCCAAGCCGAGCTCGGTTATGCCGAGGCTTTGCGGCGACCGATCTTGCCCGTGCAGATCGGGCCGATTGACAGCCTGCGGCTGACGCCATTGGCGGCACGACAGACCCTCGATTTCCGCGAGCCGAACAAACAAAGCACCCTCCGCCTGCTGGCTTCGGTGCAGCAGCGCCAAGCCCAGGTGCCGCCACTGCCCTGGCCGCAACCGCCCGAGCCACCGGTCCCGTTCGCCTACCTGATGCGGCTTGCGGCAACGCTGTCGCGACCCGAGCTGACGCGACATCAGCAAACCGAATTGGTGACCGAACTGAAAGATCGGCTCGACGACGACAGGCACGACCCGAAAGCGGTCCGGGACATCACACAGCTGCTATGCCAGCTGCGTGACCGACCGGATGTCACGTGGCGGATTCGCACCGAAATAATCTCCACGCTGGCCGGTTTGGAAGCTGGGCCCGATGCCTCGTCGATTACTGTTCCGTTCGGCACCGCCCAATCGCTCGCGTCCGGCCCGCTGGCGACCCCAACTCGGTTCGATTCCGCGCCCCTGCCCACGATCATGTCCGCGCAGACAGTTCCGCAGGCCATCCCCTCCGCATCGCCGCTCCCATCCTTCGCGGCCCAGCCAATGCCGCCCGGACCGCCGGCTGCGGTTCCGGCACCGATATCGGGCGGCGATCCTCGACCGCCGAAGTCGCGGCGCCGCTGGGTCTTTGCCGGCATCGCCGGCGTAGTGATCGCGGTAGCAGCCGCGGTGAGCTACACGTTGGTGCTCCCACATCCTGCACCAAATCCGCTGGAGGCTCTGCTGCTCAGCGACGCCGAGGTCAACCAGGTAATGGGCGCCAACGACATGAAGACCGTTGAGCGCGGGAACCAAGCAATGAAGCAGAGCAACACGATCAACGTCTCGGCCCAGGACTGCATGGGAGCGCTATACCCGGGTCTGACCAGCACATACCAGGACAGCGGCGAGCTCAGTCTGACCTGGCGGACCCTCCAGAAGCCTGGTGGTCTTCCGCGGGCAGGTGAAAGCAAGAACCAGTTCGTCGACCAGGACGTTGCCGTCTTCCCCGTCAACTCCGACCAGCCGTTCAACCTTGTAGCCAAGGAGGCGGCGTACTGGAAGGCCTGCAGCGGAAAGACGGCCACGGTTACCTATGCCGACCGTCGCAAGTACACCTGGACCATCAACTCTCCGACCGGTGAGCCGCCAAAGATTCTGCTGACCTACAGCCAAGACAGCGACCACGGTTACACCTGTCAACGCGCGCTGAGCACGGTGTCGAACTACGTGGTCGACGTCAAGGCGTGCGGGTACAACATCACTGACCAGGCCAATCGCATTGCCGACCAGATCGCTGGCGACGTCAAAGACCCCAACGGAACGAAATAG
- a CDS encoding replication-associated recombination protein A, translating into MPDSVPDGLFDVPDEDSLGDPAPGGSAGAPLAVRMRPASLEEVVGQDHLLQPGSPLRRLVEGSGVASAILYGPPGSGKTTLASLVSQATGRRFEALSALSAGVKEVRAVIDTARRAAAHGEQTVLFIDEVHRFSKTQQDALLAAVENRVVLLVAATTENPSFSVVAPLLSRSLILQLHPLTSDAVRAVVLRAIDDPRGLDGRVQVTPEAVDLLVRLAAGDARRALTALEVAAEAGEQVTVETIEQSLDKAAVRYDRDGDQHYDVISAFIKSVRGSDVDAALHYLARMLVAGEDPRFIARRLMILASEDIGMADPMGLPTAVAAAQTVALIGMPEAKLTLAHATVYLATAPKSNAVTSAIGAAMQDISAGKAGMVPAHLRDGHYSGAAALGNAQGYKYSHDDPDGVVPQQYPPDELVGVDYYRPTGRGAERDIGARLEKLRAIIRRRR; encoded by the coding sequence ATGCCTGACTCCGTGCCTGACGGTCTGTTCGACGTCCCCGACGAGGACAGTCTGGGTGATCCTGCGCCCGGCGGATCGGCCGGCGCGCCACTGGCCGTGCGGATGCGACCGGCCAGCCTGGAGGAAGTTGTCGGGCAGGATCACCTGCTACAACCCGGGTCGCCGCTGCGAAGACTCGTCGAAGGCTCGGGAGTGGCATCGGCCATCCTCTACGGCCCTCCTGGAAGTGGAAAGACGACGCTGGCGTCGCTGGTGTCGCAGGCCACTGGCCGTCGCTTCGAGGCGCTGTCGGCGTTGTCGGCGGGGGTCAAGGAAGTGCGGGCGGTCATCGACACCGCCCGTCGCGCGGCTGCCCACGGTGAGCAGACGGTGCTGTTCATCGACGAGGTGCACCGTTTCTCCAAGACCCAGCAGGACGCGTTGCTGGCCGCCGTCGAGAACCGGGTCGTGCTGCTGGTGGCAGCGACCACCGAGAATCCCTCGTTTTCGGTTGTGGCGCCGCTGCTGTCGCGATCGCTGATCCTGCAACTGCATCCGTTGACCTCCGACGCCGTTCGCGCGGTAGTGCTACGCGCGATCGACGATCCGCGCGGGCTGGACGGCCGGGTGCAGGTGACACCCGAAGCCGTCGACCTGCTGGTCCGGCTGGCGGCCGGGGATGCCCGTCGCGCGCTGACGGCGCTGGAGGTGGCGGCCGAGGCGGGGGAGCAGGTCACCGTCGAGACCATCGAGCAGTCGCTGGATAAGGCCGCCGTGCGCTACGACCGAGACGGCGACCAGCACTACGACGTGATCAGCGCTTTCATCAAGTCGGTGCGGGGCAGTGACGTCGACGCTGCATTGCACTACCTGGCCCGCATGCTGGTCGCCGGCGAGGATCCGCGATTCATCGCCCGTCGGCTGATGATCCTCGCCAGCGAGGACATCGGGATGGCCGATCCGATGGGCCTGCCGACCGCGGTCGCGGCGGCGCAGACGGTCGCGCTGATCGGAATGCCCGAGGCCAAGCTGACGCTGGCTCATGCCACGGTGTATCTGGCCACCGCTCCCAAGTCGAACGCGGTCACCTCGGCCATCGGTGCGGCGATGCAGGACATCAGCGCCGGTAAGGCAGGCATGGTTCCGGCGCATCTGCGCGACGGCCACTACTCGGGCGCCGCGGCACTCGGCAATGCGCAGGGCTACAAGTATTCGCATGATGATCCCGACGGCGTTGTCCCGCAACAATATCCGCCCGACGAGCTGGTCGGCGTCGATTACTACCGGCCGACCGGCCGGGGCGCCGAACGCGATATCGGTGCGCGCCTGGAGAAGTTGCGCGCGATCATCCGGCGCAGGCGCTGA
- a CDS encoding DUF3097 domain-containing protein, with product MKDRYGSDVLARDPHRARKPRSAETPIELGMVVEDAQTGYVGAIVSVEYGRMQLEDRHGRRRSFPVGPGYLVDGKPVILTAPRRAAPQTATRTASGSVAVAGARARVARTGRIYVEGRHDAELVEQVWGDDLRVEGVVVEYLGGVDDLVDIVKQFQPGPQRRLGVLVDHLVAGSKESRLAEAVQRSPAGAHTLVVGHPFVDIWQAVKPGRLGLSEWPVIPRGIEWKHGICQSLGWPHHDQADIAAAWRRIRGSVRDWTDLDAALIGRVEELIDFVTQP from the coding sequence GTGAAAGATCGCTACGGTTCCGATGTCCTGGCCCGCGACCCGCATCGCGCGCGCAAACCCCGGTCTGCCGAGACGCCAATAGAACTCGGCATGGTCGTCGAGGACGCCCAGACCGGCTACGTAGGCGCGATTGTCAGCGTCGAGTACGGCCGGATGCAGCTCGAGGACCGCCACGGCCGTCGCAGGTCGTTTCCGGTCGGGCCGGGGTATCTGGTCGACGGCAAGCCGGTGATCCTCACCGCACCCCGACGCGCGGCACCACAGACCGCCACCCGGACGGCGTCCGGCTCGGTGGCCGTAGCCGGAGCGCGCGCCAGAGTCGCGCGGACCGGCCGGATATACGTCGAGGGGCGCCACGATGCCGAACTCGTGGAGCAGGTGTGGGGCGACGACCTACGCGTCGAGGGGGTGGTGGTCGAATACCTCGGCGGTGTCGACGATCTCGTCGACATCGTCAAGCAATTCCAGCCCGGACCGCAACGCCGGCTGGGCGTGCTCGTCGACCATCTGGTGGCCGGGTCGAAGGAGTCGCGGCTGGCCGAAGCGGTGCAGCGCAGCCCAGCGGGTGCGCACACGCTCGTCGTCGGTCACCCGTTCGTCGACATCTGGCAAGCGGTGAAGCCGGGGCGGCTCGGGCTGTCGGAATGGCCGGTGATCCCGCGCGGTATCGAGTGGAAACACGGCATCTGCCAGTCACTCGGCTGGCCGCACCACGACCAAGCCGACATCGCCGCGGCGTGGCGGCGCATCCGCGGAAGCGTACGCGACTGGACCGACCTGGACGCGGCGCTGATCGGGCGGGTGGAAGAGCTGATTGACTTCGTCACCCAGCCGTAG
- a CDS encoding DivIVA domain-containing protein, with the protein MSFSRPLGWRGYHHDDVDGFLDRLEAALRDPAGHVLTAQQVGEVNFRPAPPGRLGYKTEEVDAFVGRVRAHFGLPDPPPARPPKQRRWPRRLLSVLAAFGVAGMSLLFCGIAGCDYLAYRAGTPTAASVQYCADDNTGSEGLLNLVVPRIKRCAITWSVDGQSYSGSVDAYTYGFRQRPQSMEVRVRGNTADTPASAINDLVVAGLFLSLGVVVVFFLWTGRQLWRIVEFVFYN; encoded by the coding sequence GTGTCCTTCTCCCGCCCGCTGGGTTGGCGCGGTTACCACCACGACGACGTGGACGGATTTCTCGACCGCCTCGAGGCGGCCCTAAGGGACCCGGCCGGACACGTTCTCACTGCCCAGCAGGTCGGCGAGGTAAATTTTCGTCCGGCGCCGCCCGGAAGGCTCGGCTATAAGACAGAAGAGGTCGACGCATTCGTCGGGCGCGTCCGGGCACATTTCGGGCTACCTGACCCGCCGCCCGCCCGGCCACCGAAGCAACGACGTTGGCCGCGCCGGTTGTTGTCGGTGTTGGCCGCGTTCGGCGTCGCCGGGATGTCTCTGCTGTTCTGCGGGATCGCCGGCTGCGATTACCTTGCCTACCGGGCGGGCACGCCCACGGCCGCCTCGGTGCAGTACTGCGCGGACGACAACACCGGCTCCGAGGGCTTGCTCAACCTCGTCGTGCCGCGGATCAAGCGCTGCGCGATCACCTGGAGCGTTGACGGGCAGTCGTACAGCGGCTCGGTCGACGCTTACACCTATGGTTTCCGCCAACGGCCTCAATCAATGGAGGTTAGAGTGCGCGGCAATACCGCCGACACTCCGGCGTCCGCGATCAACGACCTGGTGGTCGCCGGGTTGTTTCTCAGCCTGGGTGTCGTCGTTGTGTTCTTCTTGTGGACCGGTCGGCAGCTCTGGCGGATCGTGGAATTCGTCTTTTACAACTGA
- a CDS encoding secondary thiamine-phosphate synthase enzyme YjbQ → MLDVDTARRRIVDLTDSVRTFCSSRGDGLCNVFVPHATAGVAIIETGAGSDDDLVDTLERLLPRDDRYRHAHGSFGHGADHVMPAIVAPSITVPVQEGEPLLGTWQSVVLVDLNRDNPRRSVRLSFVRG, encoded by the coding sequence GTGCTGGATGTGGACACTGCGCGTCGCCGTATCGTCGATCTAACCGACTCGGTGCGCACGTTCTGCTCGTCACGCGGCGACGGCCTGTGCAACGTTTTCGTGCCCCATGCGACGGCCGGTGTCGCAATCATCGAAACCGGCGCCGGATCCGATGACGACCTCGTCGACACCTTGGAACGCCTCCTGCCGCGCGATGACCGCTATCGCCATGCCCACGGATCGTTCGGACACGGTGCCGATCACGTGATGCCGGCAATCGTCGCGCCCTCGATCACCGTTCCGGTTCAAGAAGGAGAGCCGCTGTTGGGCACCTGGCAGAGCGTGGTCCTGGTCGACCTGAACCGGGACAACCCGCGTCGGTCGGTGCGCTTGTCGTTCGTGCGGGGCTGA
- a CDS encoding DUF2126 domain-containing protein, whose protein sequence is MTIKVALEHRTSYTFDRPVRVFPHVVRLRPAPHSRTPIEAYSLQVEPADHFVNWQQDAVGNFVYRLTFPNPTDRLTITVGLIADLKVINPFDFFIEDWAEIWPSGGFSYPEPLADELKPYLQPVDEDGAGSGPGELTRKWVREFSVPPETRTIDFLVELNRRINADLSYSVRMEHGVQTPDFTLRTGVGSCRDFAWLLVSVARQMGLAARFVSGYLVQLTSDVKALDGPSGPAADFTDLHAWAEVFIPGAGWIGLDPTSGLFAGEGHIPLAATPSPASAAPISGGIEPCESTLEFSNTVTRIHEDPRVTLPYTDEAWATIQDVGRSVDARLQAGDVRLTMGGEPTFVSIDNQVDDEWNTAADGPHKRQRASDLAARLKARWAPHGLVHRGQGRWYPGEPLPRWQIGIYWRTDGQPLWPDAALLADPWSTAPPGSPADSGTAQKLLSAIADGLGLPPSQVRPAYEDPLSKLAAKARLPQGDPVSPEDDLDPEAGRDNAAARAELLARLDQSTDTPTAFVLPLHRRDDELGWASANWRLRRGRIVLVDGDSPAGLRLPLNAISWKPPRPSFDTDPTTVGDELHASAVEALVDDDESAPTTAMVAEARDGLLYVFLPPTGALDHFVDLITRIHDAAAKIGCPVVIEGYEPPADPRLTSTTITPDPGVIEVNVAPTASFAEQTRQLETLYEQARLARLTTESFDVDGSHGGTGGGNHITLGGITPKDSPLLRRPDLLMSLLTYWQRHPSLSYLFAGRFVGTTSQAPRVDEGRAEALYELEIAFAEINRLASASGTPRPWIIDRALRHLLTDITGNTHRSEFCIDKLYNPYSMRGRLGLLELRGFEMPPHLRMAMVQSLLVRSLVAWFWEEPLRAPLIRHGENLHGRYLLPHYLIHDIADVAADLRAHGIAFETSWLDPFTEFRFPRIGTAVFDGVEIELRGAIEPWNTLGEESTATGTARYVDSSVERLQVRIIGADRHRYLVTCNGYPVPLLATDNPDVHVGGVRFRAWQPPSALHPSITVDGPLQFELIDLTTSTSRGGCTYHVAHPGGRAYDVPPVNAVEAESRRARRFEATGFTPGKLDLSDIREMQARISTDVGAPGILDLRRVRTVLR, encoded by the coding sequence ATGACCATCAAAGTGGCGCTGGAGCACCGCACCAGCTACACCTTTGACCGGCCGGTCAGAGTTTTCCCGCACGTCGTGAGGCTGCGTCCGGCACCGCATTCACGCACCCCCATCGAGGCCTACTCGCTGCAGGTCGAACCGGCCGACCACTTCGTCAACTGGCAGCAGGACGCGGTGGGCAACTTCGTCTACCGGCTGACTTTCCCGAACCCGACGGATCGACTGACCATCACCGTCGGACTGATCGCCGACCTGAAGGTGATCAACCCCTTCGACTTCTTCATCGAGGACTGGGCCGAAATCTGGCCGTCCGGGGGGTTCAGCTACCCCGAGCCGTTGGCCGACGAGCTCAAGCCTTACCTGCAACCGGTCGACGAAGACGGCGCAGGATCGGGTCCTGGCGAGTTGACGCGGAAATGGGTGCGCGAATTCTCCGTACCGCCGGAAACCCGGACAATCGACTTCCTGGTCGAGCTCAACCGGCGGATCAACGCCGATCTCTCCTACAGCGTGCGGATGGAGCATGGCGTTCAGACGCCGGATTTCACGCTGCGGACCGGCGTGGGTTCGTGTCGTGACTTCGCCTGGCTGTTGGTGTCGGTCGCACGCCAGATGGGTCTGGCCGCCCGATTCGTGTCCGGTTACCTGGTGCAGCTGACGTCTGACGTCAAGGCGCTCGACGGGCCGTCAGGTCCGGCCGCCGACTTCACCGACCTGCATGCGTGGGCAGAGGTCTTCATTCCCGGCGCGGGATGGATCGGGCTCGATCCGACATCCGGGCTGTTCGCCGGCGAGGGCCACATCCCTCTCGCCGCTACACCGAGCCCCGCCAGCGCGGCACCGATCTCCGGCGGCATCGAGCCCTGCGAGTCGACGCTGGAGTTCTCCAACACGGTGACCCGCATCCACGAGGATCCGCGGGTCACGCTCCCTTACACCGACGAAGCTTGGGCCACCATCCAGGATGTCGGCCGCAGCGTCGACGCTCGGCTTCAGGCCGGTGACGTCCGGCTCACCATGGGTGGTGAACCGACGTTCGTGTCGATCGACAACCAGGTCGACGACGAATGGAATACCGCCGCCGACGGTCCGCACAAACGCCAGCGCGCCTCTGACCTGGCCGCCCGATTGAAGGCGCGGTGGGCGCCACATGGACTGGTGCATCGCGGCCAAGGTCGCTGGTACCCGGGTGAACCGCTGCCCCGCTGGCAGATCGGGATCTACTGGCGTACTGATGGACAGCCGCTGTGGCCCGACGCCGCACTGCTGGCCGACCCGTGGAGCACCGCTCCGCCCGGCTCGCCGGCAGACAGCGGCACGGCCCAGAAGCTGTTGTCCGCGATCGCCGACGGACTCGGTCTGCCGCCCTCCCAGGTGCGGCCGGCATACGAGGACCCGCTGTCGAAGCTGGCAGCGAAGGCCCGGCTGCCGCAAGGCGACCCGGTGTCGCCCGAAGACGACCTCGACCCGGAAGCGGGCCGCGACAATGCCGCCGCGCGCGCCGAACTGCTGGCCCGGCTCGACCAATCCACGGACACACCAACGGCGTTCGTGCTCCCGCTGCACCGCCGGGACGACGAACTCGGCTGGGCCAGCGCCAATTGGCGGCTGCGCCGCGGCCGCATCGTCCTGGTCGACGGGGATTCGCCGGCGGGTTTACGTCTGCCGCTGAACGCGATCAGCTGGAAGCCGCCGCGGCCGTCGTTCGACACCGATCCCACCACGGTGGGCGACGAGCTACACGCGTCGGCCGTCGAAGCGCTCGTCGACGACGACGAGAGCGCACCGACCACCGCGATGGTCGCCGAGGCGCGGGACGGACTGCTCTACGTATTCCTCCCGCCGACCGGCGCGCTCGACCACTTCGTGGACCTGATCACCCGAATCCACGACGCGGCCGCAAAGATCGGCTGCCCGGTGGTGATCGAAGGGTATGAGCCGCCGGCAGACCCGCGGCTGACGTCGACGACGATCACCCCCGACCCCGGCGTCATCGAGGTCAACGTCGCTCCGACCGCCAGCTTCGCCGAGCAGACCCGGCAACTCGAAACCCTGTACGAACAAGCCAGATTGGCTCGACTCACCACGGAGTCGTTCGACGTCGACGGCAGCCACGGCGGCACGGGGGGCGGCAACCACATCACGCTGGGCGGGATCACCCCTAAGGACTCACCGCTGCTGCGTCGCCCCGACCTGCTGATGTCGTTGCTGACCTACTGGCAGCGACATCCCTCGCTGTCGTACCTGTTCGCGGGCCGCTTCGTGGGTACCACGTCGCAGGCGCCGCGCGTCGACGAGGGCCGGGCGGAGGCGCTCTACGAGCTGGAGATCGCGTTCGCCGAAATCAACAGGCTCGCTTCGGCTTCCGGCACGCCCCGTCCCTGGATCATCGACCGGGCATTGCGGCATTTGCTCACCGACATCACCGGCAATACGCATCGCTCGGAGTTCTGTATCGACAAGCTCTACAACCCCTACAGCATGCGGGGCAGGTTGGGCCTGTTGGAGTTGCGCGGCTTCGAAATGCCCCCGCATCTGCGGATGGCGATGGTGCAGTCGTTGCTGGTCCGGTCGCTGGTGGCGTGGTTCTGGGAGGAGCCGCTACGGGCTCCGCTGATCCGGCACGGCGAGAATTTGCACGGGCGATACCTGTTGCCGCACTACCTGATTCACGACATCGCCGACGTCGCCGCGGACCTGCGCGCCCACGGCATCGCCTTTGAAACCAGCTGGCTGGACCCGTTCACCGAGTTCCGCTTCCCACGCATCGGCACCGCGGTCTTCGACGGTGTCGAGATCGAATTGCGCGGCGCCATCGAGCCGTGGAACACGCTGGGCGAGGAGTCCACTGCCACCGGCACCGCTCGCTACGTCGATTCGTCCGTCGAACGCCTTCAGGTCCGCATCATCGGCGCCGACCGACACCGCTATCTGGTCACCTGCAACGGCTACCCGGTTCCGCTGCTCGCCACTGACAATCCCGACGTACACGTGGGAGGTGTGCGTTTCCGGGCCTGGCAACCGCCCAGTGCGCTGCATCCCAGCATCACCGTCGACGGTCCGCTGCAGTTCGAGCTGATCGACCTCACCACCTCGACGTCGCGCGGCGGCTGCACGTACCACGTCGCCCACCCCGGTGGGCGGGCGTACGACGTTCCTCCGGTCAACGCCGTCGAAGCCGAGTCGCGGCGCGCGCGACGCTTCGAGGCGACCGGATTCACCCCAGGCAAACTGGACCTCTCCGACATCCGGGAAATGCAGGCGCGAATTTCCACGGACGTCGGCGCGCCGGGCATTCTCGATCTGCGGCGCGTGCGTACCGTCCTGCGGTAA
- a CDS encoding NAD-binding protein: MIARGRSAQAPSPRRRLLPPPLTDPRWYWLIGPAGVVAFLLGFWGYLSYEPEKDVHHSFSDAVYGSFKLFFLHAAPQPESHVGIVLDTARYLAPIVAGWAGIIALFGLLRHRWQQMLVPLRRDHVVVCGLGYVGFEFVRQLTDARRRVIVVEADANNPRIEACREMGVPVIVGDAQLESTLESAAAKRAERLLAVTPDSVVNTEIVNRATHLARGRQRLQCLARVANPSLCISLRIEESNRGADQTALDFFSTDELGARLLLDRYPFDAVRQPHIAVAHLDSLGCELVLQAARIWNDRRTDSWAPLRVTVIDDEADKRLAALQDEHPALEQICTFFACSPSVRGLTRLTEGGAAITYAYVTAQHDEQAVETALKLRHALDRAVPVVTALWRAYGVADLLENLTSQRGANLAVVRMLQETCTVELVEGGSFEAIAHEIHRRYRLMQPDGGRDVPEWSDLDEALKKSNRAQARHIGVKLRSIGCEIAPLRDWQARDFTFTAAELEKLSIMEHDRWAQEKMDAGVKTDPHFVPWHELPKEIAEWDTNFVRAIPAMLAAVGLQIVDVNESAPRYPVVAAADIAASN, encoded by the coding sequence TTGATTGCACGCGGCCGCAGTGCGCAGGCCCCGTCGCCGCGTCGACGACTGTTGCCGCCGCCCCTGACCGACCCCCGCTGGTATTGGCTGATCGGACCCGCGGGCGTCGTCGCTTTTCTGCTCGGTTTCTGGGGCTACCTCAGTTATGAGCCGGAAAAAGACGTTCATCATTCGTTCTCGGATGCCGTTTACGGCAGTTTCAAGCTGTTCTTCCTCCATGCCGCGCCGCAACCGGAGAGCCACGTCGGCATCGTGCTGGACACCGCCCGCTATCTCGCGCCGATCGTGGCGGGTTGGGCCGGAATCATCGCGTTGTTCGGGCTGCTACGCCACCGGTGGCAGCAGATGCTGGTCCCGCTTCGGCGCGATCACGTGGTGGTTTGTGGCCTCGGCTATGTCGGCTTCGAGTTCGTGCGGCAACTGACCGACGCACGCCGCCGGGTGATTGTGGTGGAAGCGGACGCCAACAATCCGCGCATCGAAGCCTGCCGCGAAATGGGGGTCCCAGTCATCGTCGGCGACGCTCAGCTGGAATCGACGCTGGAATCCGCCGCCGCCAAGCGCGCAGAACGGCTGCTCGCCGTCACCCCCGATAGTGTGGTCAACACCGAAATCGTCAATCGGGCAACACATTTGGCTCGCGGCCGGCAACGCCTGCAGTGCCTCGCCCGGGTGGCCAACCCGAGCCTGTGCATCTCGCTGCGGATCGAAGAGTCGAACCGAGGCGCAGACCAGACGGCGTTGGACTTCTTCAGCACCGACGAACTCGGCGCGCGATTGCTGCTCGACCGGTACCCCTTCGACGCCGTACGGCAGCCTCATATCGCAGTAGCCCACCTTGACAGCTTGGGCTGCGAGTTGGTCCTGCAGGCGGCTCGGATCTGGAACGATCGTCGGACCGACTCTTGGGCGCCGCTGCGGGTCACCGTGATCGACGACGAAGCCGACAAGCGGTTAGCTGCCCTGCAAGACGAACATCCCGCCCTCGAGCAGATCTGCACCTTCTTTGCCTGCAGCCCCTCGGTCCGCGGCTTGACTCGATTGACCGAAGGCGGGGCGGCGATCACGTACGCGTACGTGACGGCTCAGCACGACGAGCAGGCTGTCGAGACTGCGTTGAAACTGCGCCACGCTCTCGATCGAGCGGTGCCGGTGGTGACGGCGTTGTGGCGGGCTTACGGAGTGGCGGACCTGCTGGAGAATCTCACAAGCCAGCGAGGTGCGAACCTCGCGGTGGTGAGGATGCTTCAAGAGACGTGCACCGTGGAACTCGTCGAGGGCGGTTCGTTCGAAGCCATAGCCCACGAAATCCATCGGCGTTACCGGCTGATGCAGCCCGATGGAGGACGTGACGTACCCGAATGGTCAGACCTAGACGAGGCATTGAAAAAGTCGAACCGGGCGCAGGCCCGTCACATCGGCGTGAAGCTGCGCAGTATCGGGTGCGAAATCGCACCACTTCGCGACTGGCAGGCGAGAGACTTCACCTTCACCGCCGCCGAGCTGGAAAAGCTGAGCATCATGGAGCACGACAGGTGGGCGCAGGAGAAGATGGACGCCGGCGTCAAGACCGATCCCCACTTCGTCCCATGGCATGAGCTACCCAAGGAAATCGCCGAATGGGATACGAACTTCGTCCGTGCGATCCCGGCAATGCTGGCCGCGGTCGGCTTGCAAATCGTTGACGTCAACGAGTCTGCGCCGCGTTATCCGGTCGTGGCGGCTGCCGATATCGCTGCATCTAACTGA